In Silene latifolia isolate original U9 population chromosome X, ASM4854445v1, whole genome shotgun sequence, the following proteins share a genomic window:
- the LOC141620657 gene encoding uncharacterized protein LOC141620657 yields the protein MVVAATGPEKEACMCKGFGSTLSGAALQCRKPEKLSSDLYRIVQRFEESTRDYIARFNVEKISIPRCDPTTAVNAFRRGLHRDSDLYKDLTKHPCATFEEVKQMAEATYRLEEDEDIRDLYGTESSSRKITTEKKNERAKPYNKNTMNKVSGETESTEAPPKLSEYGFTTGFAGILKVIRELGQRARWPKKPTPRENDRRDASKRCEYHNDIGHNTEDCVVLRKEVKHLYSAGRLDHLLPKGAKSRKVNTATRPNHPHLFLTQRS from the exons ATGGTAGTTGCAGCAACAGGGCCTGAAAAGGAGGcatgcatgtgcaagggattcggTTCCACCCTGTCAGGAGCCGCACTCCAGTG TCGCAAGCCAGAAAAATTATCCAGTGATCTATACCGAATCGTCCAGAGGTTCGAGGAGTCCACCAGGGATTATATCGCCAGGTTTAATGTGGAAAAGATATCTATCCCTAGGTGCGACCCTACAACAGCAGTCAATGCCTTCAGAAGGGGACTGCACCGTGACTCTGATTTGTACAAGGATCTCACCAAGCACCCATGTGCCACCTTCGAGGAAGTCAAGCAAATGGCAGAGGCCACTTATCGCctagaggaggatgaggatatAAGGGACCTGTACGGAACAGAGTCATCCAGCAGAAAAATCACAACGGAGAAGAAGAACGAAAGAGCCAAACCCTACAACAAGAACACAATGAACAAAGTTTCAGGAGAAACAGAGAGCACCGAGGCTCCACCTAAGCTCAGCGAGTATGGGTTCACCACTGGATTTGCTGGGATATTGAAGGTAATCAGGGAACTGGGGCAGAGGGCTAGGTGGCCCAAGAAGCCTACACCCAGGGAGAACGACAGAAGAGATGCCAGCAAAAGGTGTGAATACCATAATGATATTGGCCACAATACAGAAGACTGTGTAGTACTACGAAAGGAAGTAAAGCACCTGTATAGTGCTGGACGCTTGGATCACCTGCTCCCCAAGGGAGCGAAATCTAGAAAGGTCAATACAGCGACTAGGCCCAACCATCCCCACCTCTTCCTTACTCAAAGGTCGTGA